The following proteins are encoded in a genomic region of Fervidobacterium pennivorans DSM 9078:
- a CDS encoding S8 family serine peptidase: MRKVLLIASIVALILALFSCANPSFEPRSKAKDLASLPEIKSQGYHILFGELRDGEYTEGKILVGYNDRSEVDKIVKAVNGKVVLELPQIKVVSIKLNGMTVKQAYDKIKALALKGIRYVEPSYKRELIKPTVVKPNPDMYKIRKPGLNSTARDYGEELSNELWGLEAIGVTQQLWEEASGTNIIVAVVDTGVDGTHPDLEGQVIAGYRPAFDEELPAGTDSSYGGSHGTHVAGTIAAKKDGKGIVGVAPGAKIMPIVIFDDPALVGGNGYVGDDYVAAGIIWATDHGAKVMNHSWGGWGYSYTMKEAFDYAMEHGVVMVVSAGNNTSDSHHQYPAGYPGVIQVAALDYYGGTFRVAGFSSRSDGVSVGAPGVTILSTVPGEDSIGYEGHNENVPATNGGTYDYYQGTSMAAPHVTGVVAVLLQKFPNAKPWQIRKLLENTAFDFNGNGWDHDTGYGLVKLDAALQGPLPTQGGVEEFQVVVTDAKGNFGVPTVFVSMMRDNGSCYYAKTGPDGIARFPHIDSGTYDIFVGGPDHWDRALAPYDGESIPGGYAIALRMAEERQASFVGFGVSPDATQLNVNFNSTLQVKFSTNLSTLKDPQFVVVDPLLRGVYGRVAYARNQTYDLSLLSGQISFGIQTLLPAATDITIQGTVTLNGEDIPVYGVLKAGTTWTIIDDFGGLNLGTDSQPIYVWWTIFGQ; the protein is encoded by the coding sequence ATGAGAAAAGTATTGTTGATAGCTTCCATTGTTGCTCTTATTCTCGCGCTCTTTTCATGTGCAAATCCGAGTTTTGAGCCAAGGAGCAAAGCAAAAGATTTAGCATCGTTACCGGAGATAAAATCTCAGGGTTACCATATACTCTTCGGTGAATTGAGGGACGGGGAATATACCGAGGGTAAAATCCTCGTTGGTTACAACGATAGGTCGGAAGTAGATAAAATAGTCAAAGCAGTTAACGGTAAAGTAGTGCTCGAATTACCACAGATTAAAGTGGTCTCCATAAAACTCAATGGAATGACGGTTAAACAAGCATACGACAAGATAAAGGCACTTGCACTTAAAGGTATCAGGTATGTTGAACCAAGTTACAAGAGGGAGCTCATAAAACCAACAGTTGTGAAGCCAAATCCTGATATGTACAAAATCAGAAAACCTGGGTTGAACAGTACTGCAAGAGATTACGGTGAAGAACTTTCCAACGAACTCTGGGGCCTTGAGGCAATTGGTGTAACACAACAGCTTTGGGAAGAAGCATCGGGAACAAATATTATCGTTGCGGTTGTTGATACTGGTGTCGACGGCACCCATCCAGATTTGGAAGGGCAAGTTATCGCAGGATACAGACCGGCATTTGATGAAGAACTCCCAGCAGGAACAGATTCATCCTACGGTGGTTCACATGGAACACACGTTGCTGGAACGATTGCGGCAAAGAAAGATGGAAAAGGTATCGTTGGTGTTGCACCTGGTGCAAAGATAATGCCGATAGTTATATTCGATGACCCAGCACTTGTTGGTGGAAATGGTTACGTTGGCGACGATTATGTCGCAGCAGGTATAATTTGGGCAACAGACCATGGTGCAAAGGTAATGAACCACTCTTGGGGTGGCTGGGGTTACAGCTACACAATGAAAGAAGCATTTGATTATGCGATGGAGCATGGAGTTGTCATGGTTGTCTCAGCTGGTAACAATACATCAGATTCACACCATCAATATCCAGCAGGTTATCCTGGTGTTATCCAAGTTGCTGCTCTTGACTACTACGGTGGAACATTTAGAGTGGCAGGTTTTTCAAGCAGAAGCGATGGAGTCTCAGTTGGCGCACCTGGAGTTACGATTCTCTCGACGGTTCCTGGCGAAGATAGTATCGGATACGAAGGGCACAACGAAAACGTTCCTGCAACAAATGGCGGTACTTATGATTACTATCAAGGAACCTCAATGGCTGCACCGCATGTAACAGGTGTTGTTGCTGTATTGCTACAAAAATTCCCGAACGCAAAACCATGGCAGATAAGAAAATTACTCGAAAACACAGCATTCGATTTTAACGGAAATGGTTGGGATCACGATACCGGTTATGGTCTGGTAAAGCTCGATGCAGCATTGCAAGGTCCTCTTCCGACACAAGGTGGAGTCGAAGAGTTCCAAGTAGTTGTTACGGATGCTAAAGGAAATTTCGGAGTCCCAACGGTCTTTGTATCAATGATGAGAGACAATGGTTCATGCTATTATGCGAAAACAGGTCCTGATGGTATAGCAAGGTTCCCACACATCGACAGCGGCACTTACGACATATTTGTTGGTGGACCAGACCACTGGGATAGAGCTCTGGCTCCTTACGATGGAGAAAGTATTCCCGGAGGTTATGCCATTGCTTTGAGAATGGCTGAGGAAAGGCAAGCTTCCTTCGTCGGCTTTGGAGTTTCTCCAGATGCAACACAACTCAATGTCAATTTTAATTCGACACTGCAAGTTAAATTCAGCACTAACCTCTCAACACTGAAAGACCCACAATTTGTGGTTGTTGATCCGTTACTAAGAGGAGTTTACGGTCGTGTGGCATACGCAAGAAATCAAACATACGATTTGTCGTTACTCTCAGGTCAAATTTCATTTGGTATACAAACGCTCTTACCAGCAGCGACAGATATTACAATCCAAGGAACAGTAACATTGAACGGTGAAGACATCCCTGTTTACGGAGTTCTAAAAGCTGGAACCACATGGACTATAATTGATGACTTTGGTGGATTGAATTTGGGCACCGACTCGCAGCCAATCTATGTCTGGTGGACAATCTTCGGACAGTGA